Proteins found in one Colletes latitarsis isolate SP2378_abdomen chromosome 8, iyColLati1, whole genome shotgun sequence genomic segment:
- the LOC143345034 gene encoding histone H3.3A, which produces MARTKQTARKSTGGKAPRKQLATKAARKSAPSTGGVKKPHRYRPGTVALREIRRYQKSTELLIRKLPFQRLVREIAQDFKTDLRFQSAAIGALQEASEAYLVGLFEDTNLCAIHAKRVTIMPKDIQLARRIRGERA; this is translated from the exons ATGGCACGTACAAAGCAGACAGCCCGTAAATCAACCGGAGGTAAAGCACCTCGTAAACAGCTAGCCACAAAGGCAGCACGTAAAAGTGCCCCATCTACGGGTGGTGTGAAAAAGCCACATAGATATAG gcCGGGTACAGTCGCTCTTCGAGAAATCAGAAGATATCAGAAATCAACAGAGTTGTTAATCAGAAAGTTACCCTTCCAACGATTGGTTCGTGAAATTGCACAAGATTTCAAAACTGATCTGCGTTTCCAAAGTGCTGCAATCGGAGCATTACAGGAAGCTTCCGAAGCATATCTGGTCGGTTTATTTGAAGATACCAACTTATGTGCTATCCATGCTAAGCGTGTTACAATCATGCCCAAGGATATTCAGCTGGCTCGACGAATCCGTGGCGAGCGTGCTTAA
- the LOC143344580 gene encoding histone H3.3A: MARTKQTARKSTGGKAPRKQLATKAARKSAPSTGGVKKPHRYRPGTVALREIRRYQKSTELLIRKLPFQRLVREIAQDFKTDLRFQSAAIGALQEASEAYLVGLFEDTNLCAIHAKRVTIMPKDIQLARRIRGERA; encoded by the exons ATGGCACGTACCAAGCAGACTGCTCGTAAATCAACGGGAGGTAAAGCTCCCAGGAAACAACTTGCTACCAAAGCTGCACGAAAAAGTGCACCATCTACAGGTGGAGTGAAAAAGCCACATCGTTACAG aCCTGGTACTGTAGCGCTCAGAGAAATCAGAAGATATCAGAAGTCGACTGAATTACTGATTAGAAAATTACCCTTCCAACGTTTAGTTCGTGAAATTGCACAGGATTTTAAAACCGATTTACGTTTCCAGAGTGCTGCTATTGGAGCACTACAAGAAGCTTCTGAAGCTTACTTAGTTGGACTATTTGAAGATACAAATTTGTGTGCAATTCATGCCAAACGTGTCACAATAATGCCTAAAGATATTCAATTAGCGAGACGAATTCGTGGTGAACGtgcttaa